Proteins encoded by one window of Superficieibacter sp. HKU1:
- a CDS encoding YqgE/AlgH family protein produces MNLQHHFLIAMPSLQDPLFRRSVVYVCEYNDEGAMGIIINKPLENLQVEGVLEKLKITPEPRDPAIRLDKPVLLGGPLAEDRGFILHTPPASFSSSIRISDNTVITTSRDVLETLGTHDQPVDVLVALGYSSWEKGQLEQELLDNAWLTAPADLNILFKTPIADRWREAAKLIGIDIHTMPGVAGHA; encoded by the coding sequence ATGAATTTACAGCATCACTTTCTGATTGCCATGCCTTCGCTCCAGGATCCTCTCTTCCGTCGTTCTGTGGTCTATGTCTGCGAATATAACGACGAGGGGGCAATGGGCATCATCATTAATAAACCCCTGGAAAACCTGCAGGTGGAAGGCGTTCTGGAAAAGTTAAAGATTACGCCTGAACCGCGCGATCCGGCGATTCGTCTGGATAAACCGGTCCTGCTTGGCGGTCCGCTGGCGGAAGATCGCGGTTTTATCCTGCATACGCCACCCGCGTCGTTCTCCTCCAGTATTCGCATCTCCGATAACACCGTCATCACCACCTCGCGGGACGTGCTGGAAACGCTGGGAACGCACGATCAGCCTGTCGATGTACTGGTCGCGCTGGGCTACTCTTCCTGGGAAAAAGGCCAGCTTGAGCAGGAGTTACTGGATAACGCCTGGCTAACCGCGCCCGCCGATCTCAATATTCTGTTTAAAACGCCGATTGCCGATCGCTGGCGCGAAGCGGCAAAACTGATTGGTATTGATATTCATACCATGCCCGGCGTGGCGGGACACGCCTGA
- a CDS encoding LuxR C-terminal-related transcriptional regulator, translating into MFQQDSGLSAPQQMIIITCPSVQSRSFASYLTETLSVPVRLQNITKPLEQRLPDGSIVLFDIAVSNKKLTGIWCDILQTQTDNLRVIILNSAQQHTLFDMARWPKLCGIFSYDDSQENILAGIKAILNGEVSELPGTVQAYTDERDSDRYENISLTEREYEILNELRCGASNVDIARALFISENTVRTHLYNIFRKLNVKNRTQAVSWTNASLRDQTTRTAQGAFN; encoded by the coding sequence ATGTTTCAGCAGGATAGTGGGTTAAGTGCACCGCAGCAGATGATTATTATTACATGCCCTTCCGTACAATCCCGGTCTTTTGCCAGTTATCTGACCGAAACGCTTTCTGTTCCCGTCCGTTTGCAGAATATAACCAAGCCGCTGGAGCAGCGTTTGCCTGACGGTAGCATCGTCTTATTCGATATTGCCGTGTCGAATAAAAAATTAACCGGCATCTGGTGTGATATTTTGCAGACCCAAACCGATAATCTACGCGTTATCATTTTAAATAGCGCTCAGCAGCATACGCTTTTTGATATGGCGCGCTGGCCTAAGTTATGCGGAATATTTAGTTATGATGACAGCCAGGAAAATATTCTGGCGGGTATTAAAGCGATATTAAACGGCGAGGTGTCTGAGTTACCCGGTACTGTCCAGGCATATACGGATGAACGGGATAGCGATCGTTACGAGAATATTTCCCTTACCGAACGTGAGTATGAAATTCTTAATGAGTTACGCTGCGGCGCGTCGAATGTGGACATCGCCCGCGCGCTGTTTATCAGCGAAAATACCGTACGCACGCATTTGTATAATATTTTCCGCAAGCTCAACGTCAAAAACAGAACGCAGGCGGTTAGCTGGACAAATGCCTCCCTGCGTGACCAGACAACCCGGACGGCACAGGGAGCATTCAACTAA
- the ruvX gene encoding Holliday junction resolvase RuvX has translation MSGTLLAFDFGTKSIGVAIGQRITGTARPLNAIKAQDGSPDWTLIERLLKEWQPDTVIVGLPLNMDGSEQPLTARARKFANRIHGRFGVTVTLHDERLSTVEARAGLFEHGGFRALNKGSVDSASAVIILESYFEQGF, from the coding sequence ATGAGCGGAACCTTACTCGCTTTTGATTTCGGCACCAAAAGTATTGGCGTGGCGATTGGTCAGCGCATCACCGGCACCGCTCGCCCGCTTAATGCGATCAAAGCCCAGGACGGCTCGCCCGACTGGACGCTGATCGAACGTCTGCTTAAAGAGTGGCAGCCTGACACGGTGATTGTCGGCCTGCCGCTGAATATGGACGGCAGCGAACAGCCGCTAACGGCGCGGGCACGTAAATTTGCTAACCGGATCCATGGCAGGTTCGGCGTGACGGTGACGCTACACGATGAACGATTAAGTACCGTAGAAGCGCGCGCTGGCCTGTTCGAACACGGTGGCTTTCGCGCGCTGAATAAAGGCAGCGTGGATTCTGCCTCGGCGGTGATTATCCTGGAAAGTTATTTCGAACAGGGTTTTTAG